A window of the Virgibacillus pantothenticus genome harbors these coding sequences:
- a CDS encoding thioredoxin family protein, with protein sequence MERLTTEAAFHEAIKSDKPVIIKFFADWCPDCKRLDMFIGDIVDEFKQYQWYEINSDEVKGIAEKYDVMGIPSILLFQNGEKIAHQHSAYTKTPESVSEFLHQQLG encoded by the coding sequence ATGGAACGTCTAACAACAGAAGCAGCTTTTCATGAAGCAATCAAAAGTGACAAACCTGTAATTATTAAATTTTTTGCTGATTGGTGTCCAGATTGCAAGCGATTGGACATGTTTATTGGCGACATTGTGGATGAATTTAAACAATATCAATGGTATGAAATCAACAGCGATGAAGTAAAAGGAATTGCAGAAAAATATGATGTCATGGGAATTCCAAGTATACTCCTATTTCAAAATGGGGAGAAAATAGCACATCAGCATAGTGCTTATACGAAAACGCCGGAATCTGTCAGTGAATTTCTTCATCAACAACTAGGCTAA